The following nucleotide sequence is from uncultured Draconibacterium sp..
TTGCTTTTATGGACATTTTAATTATGCAGCTGGCCATTACCGAGTTCCTGTATTTCCCCACTATTCCTACAAAAGTGACTTTGAATGAATACATCGAGCTTTCGAAGTTTTACAGCACCGAAAAAAGCCGCAATTTTATTAACGGTATTTTGGACAAAACGCTGAAAGACTTAAAAAGCACCGAAAAAATCAGTAAAGAAGGACGCGGATTGATTGGCGAATAACAATGCGGATCTACTGTATAGAAAATATTAAAAGAATGCCGACAACTTTTAGTTTCGACATTCTTCAGCCTGTTTCTTCGGAAAAACGTTAAAAGTTCGTCGGTATAATGTATAAACTGGCTTTCATATTTTTGATTATTTTTTTGGTTTCGTGCGAAGCCAACAAAAACAACAATACGATTCAAAAACAAAATACCGAAGAATTGGCTCCAACCGAGATTACGATTGACGAAGCCGTTCATAATTTTGGACAGTTAAAAGCCGGCGAAATTGTGTTGCACACCTTTGTTTTAACCAATACCGGCGATAACGATTTTGTAATTGAAAGCCTTGAAACCGACTGTGGTTGCGTGGAAGCACACTTTAAGAACCAACCGGTTAAACCCGGAGAAACCGCTTTAATTGAAGTTGAATTTAACACCGCCGGATTGGTTGGAAGAGAATACAAAACAATTGAAGTACTTGGAAATAGCAAAGAATTAAAACATTTAGCTATTTTTGCCCAAGTTGAGAACGAACTTATTGATATTAAATATTAAAAATTATAGTCATGTTGAATTCGATTTTATTAATGATGCAGCCACAAGAAGGTGCTGAAGCCAATCCTTTAATGAGCTTTTTACCACTATTGCTGATCATCGTAGTTTTTTACTTTTTTATGATCCGCCCACAGATGAAACGCCAGAAAGAAACACGCAAGTTTCGCGAAAGCTTACAAAAAGGCGACAAAGTAGTTACAACCGGTGGTATTTACGGAAAAGTTGTAAAGATTGAGGAAACAGTAATACAACTGGAAATTTCGAAAGATGTTGTAATTAAAGTTGACAAAAACGGTATT
It contains:
- a CDS encoding DUF1573 domain-containing protein; this encodes MYKLAFIFLIIFLVSCEANKNNNTIQKQNTEELAPTEITIDEAVHNFGQLKAGEIVLHTFVLTNTGDNDFVIESLETDCGCVEAHFKNQPVKPGETALIEVEFNTAGLVGREYKTIEVLGNSKELKHLAIFAQVENELIDIKY
- the yajC gene encoding preprotein translocase subunit YajC; the encoded protein is MLNSILLMMQPQEGAEANPLMSFLPLLLIIVVFYFFMIRPQMKRQKETRKFRESLQKGDKVVTTGGIYGKVVKIEETVIQLEISKDVVIKVDKNGIVKDMSDVQPQR